A portion of the Drosophila sechellia strain sech25 chromosome 2R, ASM438219v1, whole genome shotgun sequence genome contains these proteins:
- the LOC6609902 gene encoding protein 4.1 homolog isoform X4: MPAEIKPSAPADPETPTKSKPKTSSSSHGKPALARVTLLDGSLLDVSIDRKAIGRDVINSICAGLNLIEKDYFGLTYETPTDPRTWLDLEKPVSKFFRTDTWPLTFAVKFYPPEPSQLKEDITRYHLCLQVRNDILEGRLPCTFVTHALLGSYLVQSEMGDYDAEEMPTRAYLKDFKIAPNQTAELEDKVMDLHKTHKGQSPAEAELHYLENAKKLAMYGVDLHPAKDSEGVDIMLGVCASGLLVYRDKLRINRFAWPKILKISYKRHHFYIKIRPGEFEQYESTIGFKLANHRAAKKLWKSCVEHHTFFRLMTPEPVSKSKMFPVFGSTYRYKGRTQAESTNTPVDRTPPKFNRTLSGARLTSRSMDALALAEKEKVARKSSTLDHRGDRNAEGDAHSRSPIKNKKEKDADKEAKLREKKQKEKEEKERKEREKRELEEKKKAEKAAKAALAAGAAAGAAVNGNDELNDSNKSDKSSGRRGVGIFSSGRKSKSGSPSKDGKDKSGKDKDKEVGRLGLVVTSGLGDNQQDQNLDEAARNAAKNRGSTTPGVTRQYEYAVDNDGNTSPTRKSYTPGGFRYDQDPNSRKSGADGQEQLSPTSQQKKIGLAFNYAPGNENALKETAEKLKAGQLSPRTQDKLNRGQLSPKSRAKLLQDPLLSPTTRAKLQGSAVDAAAVPLSDFQKRSYSPTKGPQGYSSGAPGSYKPISDPTADFLESQRYNKEPGYVGPSKADVAAGLTGAAGAAGSKKPGSPTKTGKGAPGAGAAAAAGAAGAPGAAAAAAKPKKRRVKIMVITSKFDPSTKRIDAENGSIEHSTGILDPATGLIDTKYGVIDPKKGTLEALNTKTGKKEVFQGDVDGKTGNLHLVSGVADPKTGRLDDTLGQIVCITPQDNPVVELTVITSRIDPATGKIDTVNGDVERSLGVLNLDTGLLDTKYGEINTRTGELKAIDPKSGKIVVSKNVKVDPGTGQITILGVVDPKTNKIDPNQGRLIEVGQQIDPIVEVTSLAGKFDSKRNIIDAKTAQVETSGGQFDPKAGKIDTKYGQIDLVKHTITFNDPKSGKTVTRDIKIEPATGQIVLKNQVNPKNNKPDKDYARIISLRIVQQRVDPATKAPITEVSASKDKDIVVDPKSNQIWVPTGATDPATKEQQYISSSVDPKTGYVITIYGYLDPKTNEIKKQTKLDPNTIKIEPTSGKIYTATGEVDQATGEPLYAATQVDPESGEVYTKLARVDPKTGKIVIVRILLISKTDERGRPEEIDPSTCEIDPVSGRVLKFFNKTVYVYNMIDPVTGEIVQVDPNDPRFAGARTTVTHTMTLTGEIDPVTGRIKSEYGDIDPNTGDIDPATAVTDPVTGKLILNYAQIDPSHFGKQAQVQTTTETVPITRQQFFDGVKHISKGALRRDSEGSSDDDMTGQYGTDQVNDVLIGSPAGQSGGKLGKPVSTPTVVKTTTKQVLTKNIDGVTHNVEEEVRNLGTGEVTYSTQEHKADATPTDLSGAYVTATAVTTRTATTHEDLGKNAKTEQLEEKTVATTRTHDPNKQQQRVVTQEVKTTATVTSGDQYQRRDSVSSTSSGDSGTPIDGPYDGASVVRTDNQKSPLFTTSATTGPHVESTRVVLGEDTPGFSGHGEIISTQTVSSKTRTVETITYKTERDGIVETRVEQKITIQSDGDPIDHDKALAEAIQEATAMNPDMTVEKIEIQQQTQ, from the exons ATGCCGGCGGAAATTAAACCATCCGCGCCCGCTGACCCGGAAACGCCGACCAAGAGCAAACCCAAGACCAGCTCATCCTCGCACGGAAAGCCTGCCCTTGCACGAGTCACCCTGCTGGATGGATCCCTTCTGGACGTGTCCATTGAT CGCAAAGCCATTGGCCGTGATGTGATCAACTCAATCTGCGCCGGTCTGAACCTCATCGAAAAGGACTACTTCGGCCTGACCTATGAAACGCCCACAGATCCGCGCACCTGGCTGGATCTGGAGAAGCCTGTGTCCAAGTTCTTCCGCACGGACACTTGGCCTCTCACCTTCGCCGTCAAATTCTATCCGCCGGAGCCATCCCAGCTGAAGGAGGACATCACGCGCTACCATTTGTGCCTGCAAGTGCGCAATGACATCCTTGAGGGTCGACTGCCCTGCACATTCGTCACCCACGCTCTGCTCGGATCCTACCTGGTGCAGTCGGAGATGGGGGACTACGATGCCGAGGAAATGCCCACCAGGGCCTACCTAAAGGACTTCAAGATCGCACCAAATCAGACTGCCGAGTTGGAGGATAAGGTCATGGATCTGCACAAGACCCACAA GGGACAATCGCCCGCCGAGGCCGAGCTACACTACCTGGAGAATGCCAAGAAGCTGGCCATGTACGGCGTGGACTTGCATCCCGCCAAGGATTCCGAGGGCGTGGACATCATGCTGGGCGTTTGTGCCTCCGGCTTGCTCGTCTACCGCGATAA ATTGCGCATCAACCGCTTTGCCTGGCCCAAGATCCTGAAGATCTCCTACAAGCGCCACCATTTCTACATCAAGATCCGACCGGGTGAATTCGAGCAATACGAATCCACCATTGGCTTCAAACTGGCGAACCATCGTGCCGCCAAGAAATTGTGGAAGTCCTGCGTGGAGCACCACACCTTCTTCCGCCTGATGACCCCCGAGCCGGTCAGCAAGTCCAAGATGTTCCCGGTCTTCGGGTCCACCTACCGCTACAAGGGTCGCACTCAGGCCGAGAGTACGAACACACCCGTGGATCGTACTCCTCCGAAGTTCAACAGGACTCTGTCCGGAGCTCGTCTCACTTCCAGGAGCATGGATG CTCTGGCCTTGGCCGAAAAGGAGAAGGTGGCTAGGAAGAGCAGCACCCTGGATCATCGGGGAGATCGTAATGCCGAAGGCGATGCCCACAGCCGCAGTCCCATCAAGAACAAGAAGGAGAAG GATGCTGATAAGGAGGCTAAGTTGCGTGAGAAGAAGCaaaaggagaaggaggagaaggagcgAAAGGAGCGGGAGAAGCGTGAGTtggaggagaagaagaagGCCGAAAAGGCTGCCAAGGCAGCACTTGCCGCTGGTGCCGCTGCAGGAGCGGCTGTTAATG GCAATGACGAGCTGAATGATTCCAACAAGTCTGACAAGTCCTCAGGCAGACGT GGCGTTGGCATATTCTCTTCGGGTCGCAAGAGCAAGAGCGGTTCCCCATCCAAGGATGGCAAGGATAAGTCCGGAAAGGATAAGGACAAGGAGGTGGGTCGACTTGGTCTGGTCGTTACGTCTGGTCTGGGCGATAATCAGCAGGATCAGAACCTGGACGAGGCGGCTAGGAATGCGGCTAAGAACCGAGGATCCACCACTCCGGGTGTCACTAGGCAGTATGAGTATGCTGTGGATAATGATGGCAATACCAGTCCCACAAGGAAATCATACACCCCTGGTGGCTTCCGCTACGATCAGGATCCCAACTCTAGGAAATCCGGTGCCgatggccaggagcagctgtcTCCTACCTCGCAGCAAAAGAAGATTGGTTTGGCCTTTAACTATGCTCCTGGTAACGAGAACGCCTTGAAGGAAACGGCTGAGAAGCTAAAGGCAGGACAGCTGTCTCCTCGCACCCAGGATAAGCTGAACCGCGGTCAACTTTCGCCCAAATCGCGGGCTAAGCTTCTCCAGGATCCACTCCTCTCTCCCACCACCCGTGCTAAGCTCCAGGGCAGCGCTGTGGATGCGGCTGCTGTTCCTCTAAGTGATTTCCAGAAGCGATCCTACTCGCCCACCAAGGGACCCCAGGGCTACTCCTCTGGAGCTCCAGGAAGCTACAAGCCCATCTCAGATCCCACGGCTGATTTCCTGGAATCCCAGCGCTACAACAAAGAGCCCGGATACGTTGGTCCCTCCAAAGCTGACGTTGCTGCTGGTCTTACTGGTGCTGCAGGTGCTGCTGGCTCTAAGAAGCCTGGTTCTCCCACCAAGACAGGAAAGGGAGCtccaggagctggagctgcggCAGCAGCTGGAGCCGCAGGAGCCCcaggagctgcagcagcggcggccaAGCCGAAAAAGAGGCGTGTCAAGATCATGGTCATCACCTCCAAATTCGATCCCTCCACCAAGCGCATCGATGCGGAGAACGGAAGTATTGAGCACTCCACTGGCATTCTAGATCCCGCCACCGGACTCATTGACACCAAATATGGCGTGATTGATCCCAAGAAGGGAACATTGGAGGCTCTGAATACCAAGACCGGAAAGAAGGAGGTATTCCAGGGCGATGTTGATGGCAAGACGGGCAATCTTCATTTGGTATCCGGTGTGGCGGATCCGAAGACAGGACGCCTTGACGACACCCTTGGTCAGATCGTTTGCATCACACCACAGGATAATCCTGTCGTGGAGCTAACAGTGATCACCAGTCGCATCGACCCTGCAACCGGAAAGATCGACACAGTTAACGGCGATGTTGAGCGTTCCTTGGGCGTCCTGAACTTGGATACCGGATTGCTGGATACCAAGTATGGAGAGATTAACACACGAACCGGCGAACTTAAGGCCATTGATCCCAAGTCAGGCAAGATTGTAGTCAGCAAGAATGTTAAAGTGGACCCGGGCACTGGCCAGATCACCATCCTGGGCGTTGTGGATCCCAAGACGAACAAGATCGATCCGAACCAGGGTCGCCTCATTGAGGTGGGCCAACAGATTGACCCTATTGTGGAGGTCACTTCTTTGGCGGGCAAGTTCGATTCCAAGAGGAACATCATCGATGCCAAGACGGCGCAGGTGGAGACCTCTGGAGGTCAGTTCGACCCGAAGGCCGGCAAGATTGATACCAAATACGGACAGATTGATCTGGTTAAGCATACGATCACGTTCAATGACCCGAAATCAGGAAAGACGGTTACTAGGGACATTAAGATTGAACCAGCCACCGGACAGATTGTCCTGAAGAACCAGGTTAATCCGAAGAACAACAAGCCCGACAAGGATTATGCCAGGATTATCTCTTTGAGGATCGTGCAACAGCGCGTGGATCCGGCCACTAAGGCGCCCATCACTGAAGTCAGTGCCTCCAAGGACAAGGACATCGTGGTGGACCCCAAGTCCAACCAGATTTGGGTGCCTACTGGAGCCACCGATCCTGCCACCAAGGAGCAGCAGTACATCTCCAGCAGCGTGGACCCCAAGACGGGATATGTTATCACCATCTATGGCTACCTGGACCCCAAGACCAACGAGATCAAGAAACAGACCAAGCTCGACCCCAACACAATCAAAATCGAACCCACGTCTGGAAAGATATACACTGCCACCGGGGAGGTGGATCAGGCCACCGGGGAGCCGTTGTACGCGGCCACCCAGGTCGATCCCGAATCCGGCGAGGTTTACACCAAGCTGGCCCGCGTCGATCCCAAGACGGGCAAGATCGTGATCGTGCGCATCCTGCTTATCTCGAAGACCGACGAGCGTGGTCGCCCTGAGGAGATCGATCCCTCCACATGCGAAATCGATCCCGTCTCCGGCCGCGTTCTTAAATTCTTCAATAAGACCGTTTATGTTTACAATATGATTGACCCTGTGACCGGTGAAATTGTTCAGGTGGACCCCAATGACCCGCGTTTCGCTGGCGCCCGCACCACGGTGACCCACACGATGACGCTGACAGGAGAGATTGACCCCGTGACCGGCAGGATTAAGAGCGAGTATGGCGACATTGACCCGAACACGGGAGACATTGATCCCGCCACGGCTGTCACGGATCCCGTGACCGGAAAACTGATCCTCAACTATGCCCAGATCGATCCCTCCCACTTCGGCAAACAGGCGCAGGTGCAAACCACCACGGAAACGGTACCCATCACCCGCCAGCAGTTCTTCGACGGAGTCAAGCACATAAGCAAGGGCGCTCTACGGCGGGATTCCGAGGGCAGCTCCGATGACGACATGACCGGACAGTATGGTACCGACCAGGTCAATGACGTCTTGATCGGCAGTCCGGCGGGACAGTCGGGCGGCAAGCTGGGCAAGCCAGTGAGCACGCCCACGGTGGTGAAGACCACCACCAAACAGGTGCTGACCAAGAACATCGATGGCGTGACCCACAATGTGGAAGAGGAGGTGCGCAACCTGGGCACCGGCGAGGTCACCTACTCCACGCAGGAACACAAG GCTGATGCTACACCCACCGACCTGAGTGGCGCCTATGTCACGGCCACCGCAGTCACGACCCGCACCGCCACCACGCACGAGGATCTGGGCAAGAACGCCAAGACAgagcagctggaggagaagACGGTGGCCACCACCCGCACCCACGATCCcaacaagcagcagcagcgcgtCGTCACCCAGGAGGTGAAGACGACGGCGACGGTCACCAGTGGGGATCAG TATCAGAGGAGGGATAGCGTTTCCTCGACCAGCTCCGGCGATTCGGGCACGCCCATCGACGGACCCTACGATGGTGCCAGTGTGGTGCGCACAGATAACCAG AAATCTCCGCTCTTTACGACCTCCGCCACCACTGGACCCCATGTGGAAAGCACCCGAGTGGTTCTGGGTGAGGACACACCCGGTTTCTCCGGACATGGCGAAATCATCTCCACCCAAACCGTGAGCAGCAAAACCCGCACTGTGGAAACCATTACC TACAAAACCGAACGCGATGGCATTGTGGAGACCCGAGTGGAACAGAAGATAACCATTCAGTCCGATGGAGATCCGATCGATCATGACAAAGCCTTGGCCGAGGCAATACAA GAAGCGACGGCCATGAATCCGGACATGACAGTCGAGAAGATTGAAATTCAGCAGCAAACGCAGTag
- the LOC6609902 gene encoding protein 4.1 homolog isoform X8 — protein MPAEIKPSAPADPETPTKSKPKTSSSSHGKPALARVTLLDGSLLDVSIDRKAIGRDVINSICAGLNLIEKDYFGLTYETPTDPRTWLDLEKPVSKFFRTDTWPLTFAVKFYPPEPSQLKEDITRYHLCLQVRNDILEGRLPCTFVTHALLGSYLVQSEMGDYDAEEMPTRAYLKDFKIAPNQTAELEDKVMDLHKTHKGQSPAEAELHYLENAKKLAMYGVDLHPAKDSEGVDIMLGVCASGLLVYRDKLRINRFAWPKILKISYKRHHFYIKIRPGEFEQYESTIGFKLANHRAAKKLWKSCVEHHTFFRLMTPEPVSKSKMFPVFGSTYRYKGRTQAESTNTPVDRTPPKFNRTLSGARLTSRSMDALALAEKEKVARKSSTLDHRGDRNAEGDAHSRSPIKNKKEKLMRQSSTGTASASSQSSLEGDYETNLEIEAIEAEPPVQDADKEAKLREKKQKEKEEKERKEREKRELEEKKKAEKAAKAALAAGAAAGAAVNGNDELNDSNKSDKSSGRRVDPNDPRFAGARTTVTHTMTLTGEIDPVTGRIKSEYGDIDPNTGDIDPATAVTDPVTGKLILNYAQIDPSHFGKQAQVQTTTETVPITRQQFFDGVKHISKGALRRDSEGSSDDDMTGQYGTDQVNDVLIGSPAGQSGGKLGKPVSTPTVVKTTTKQVLTKNIDGVTHNVEEEVRNLGTGEVTYSTQEHKADATPTDLSGAYVTATAVTTRTATTHEDLGKNAKTEQLEEKTVATTRTHDPNKQQQRVVTQEVKTTATVTSGDQKSPLFTTSATTGPHVESTRVVLGEDTPGFSGHGEIISTQTVSSKTRTVETITYKTERDGIVETRVEQKITIQSDGDPIDHDKALAEAIQEATAMNPDMTVEKIEIQQQTQ, from the exons ATGCCGGCGGAAATTAAACCATCCGCGCCCGCTGACCCGGAAACGCCGACCAAGAGCAAACCCAAGACCAGCTCATCCTCGCACGGAAAGCCTGCCCTTGCACGAGTCACCCTGCTGGATGGATCCCTTCTGGACGTGTCCATTGAT CGCAAAGCCATTGGCCGTGATGTGATCAACTCAATCTGCGCCGGTCTGAACCTCATCGAAAAGGACTACTTCGGCCTGACCTATGAAACGCCCACAGATCCGCGCACCTGGCTGGATCTGGAGAAGCCTGTGTCCAAGTTCTTCCGCACGGACACTTGGCCTCTCACCTTCGCCGTCAAATTCTATCCGCCGGAGCCATCCCAGCTGAAGGAGGACATCACGCGCTACCATTTGTGCCTGCAAGTGCGCAATGACATCCTTGAGGGTCGACTGCCCTGCACATTCGTCACCCACGCTCTGCTCGGATCCTACCTGGTGCAGTCGGAGATGGGGGACTACGATGCCGAGGAAATGCCCACCAGGGCCTACCTAAAGGACTTCAAGATCGCACCAAATCAGACTGCCGAGTTGGAGGATAAGGTCATGGATCTGCACAAGACCCACAA GGGACAATCGCCCGCCGAGGCCGAGCTACACTACCTGGAGAATGCCAAGAAGCTGGCCATGTACGGCGTGGACTTGCATCCCGCCAAGGATTCCGAGGGCGTGGACATCATGCTGGGCGTTTGTGCCTCCGGCTTGCTCGTCTACCGCGATAA ATTGCGCATCAACCGCTTTGCCTGGCCCAAGATCCTGAAGATCTCCTACAAGCGCCACCATTTCTACATCAAGATCCGACCGGGTGAATTCGAGCAATACGAATCCACCATTGGCTTCAAACTGGCGAACCATCGTGCCGCCAAGAAATTGTGGAAGTCCTGCGTGGAGCACCACACCTTCTTCCGCCTGATGACCCCCGAGCCGGTCAGCAAGTCCAAGATGTTCCCGGTCTTCGGGTCCACCTACCGCTACAAGGGTCGCACTCAGGCCGAGAGTACGAACACACCCGTGGATCGTACTCCTCCGAAGTTCAACAGGACTCTGTCCGGAGCTCGTCTCACTTCCAGGAGCATGGATG CTCTGGCCTTGGCCGAAAAGGAGAAGGTGGCTAGGAAGAGCAGCACCCTGGATCATCGGGGAGATCGTAATGCCGAAGGCGATGCCCACAGCCGCAGTCCCATCAAGAACAAGAAGGAGAAG TTGATGCGACAGTCGAGCACCGGCACGGCTTCGGCCTCCTCGCAAAGTTCCCTCGAGGGTGACTACGAGACCAACCTAGAGATTGAGGCCATCGAGGCTGAGCCCCCCGTTCAG GATGCTGATAAGGAGGCTAAGTTGCGTGAGAAGAAGCaaaaggagaaggaggagaaggagcgAAAGGAGCGGGAGAAGCGTGAGTtggaggagaagaagaagGCCGAAAAGGCTGCCAAGGCAGCACTTGCCGCTGGTGCCGCTGCAGGAGCGGCTGTTAATG GCAATGACGAGCTGAATGATTCCAACAAGTCTGACAAGTCCTCAGGCAGACGT GTGGACCCCAATGACCCGCGTTTCGCTGGCGCCCGCACCACGGTGACCCACACGATGACGCTGACAGGAGAGATTGACCCCGTGACCGGCAGGATTAAGAGCGAGTATGGCGACATTGACCCGAACACGGGAGACATTGATCCCGCCACGGCTGTCACGGATCCCGTGACCGGAAAACTGATCCTCAACTATGCCCAGATCGATCCCTCCCACTTCGGCAAACAGGCGCAGGTGCAAACCACCACGGAAACGGTACCCATCACCCGCCAGCAGTTCTTCGACGGAGTCAAGCACATAAGCAAGGGCGCTCTACGGCGGGATTCCGAGGGCAGCTCCGATGACGACATGACCGGACAGTATGGTACCGACCAGGTCAATGACGTCTTGATCGGCAGTCCGGCGGGACAGTCGGGCGGCAAGCTGGGCAAGCCAGTGAGCACGCCCACGGTGGTGAAGACCACCACCAAACAGGTGCTGACCAAGAACATCGATGGCGTGACCCACAATGTGGAAGAGGAGGTGCGCAACCTGGGCACCGGCGAGGTCACCTACTCCACGCAGGAACACAAG GCTGATGCTACACCCACCGACCTGAGTGGCGCCTATGTCACGGCCACCGCAGTCACGACCCGCACCGCCACCACGCACGAGGATCTGGGCAAGAACGCCAAGACAgagcagctggaggagaagACGGTGGCCACCACCCGCACCCACGATCCcaacaagcagcagcagcgcgtCGTCACCCAGGAGGTGAAGACGACGGCGACGGTCACCAGTGGGGATCAG AAATCTCCGCTCTTTACGACCTCCGCCACCACTGGACCCCATGTGGAAAGCACCCGAGTGGTTCTGGGTGAGGACACACCCGGTTTCTCCGGACATGGCGAAATCATCTCCACCCAAACCGTGAGCAGCAAAACCCGCACTGTGGAAACCATTACC TACAAAACCGAACGCGATGGCATTGTGGAGACCCGAGTGGAACAGAAGATAACCATTCAGTCCGATGGAGATCCGATCGATCATGACAAAGCCTTGGCCGAGGCAATACAA GAAGCGACGGCCATGAATCCGGACATGACAGTCGAGAAGATTGAAATTCAGCAGCAAACGCAGTag